A window of Symphalangus syndactylus isolate Jambi chromosome 24, NHGRI_mSymSyn1-v2.1_pri, whole genome shotgun sequence contains these coding sequences:
- the KCNG1 gene encoding potassium voltage-gated channel subfamily G member 1, whose product MTLLPGDNSDYDYSALSCTSDASFHPAFLPQRQAIKGAFYRRAQRLRPQDEPRQGCQPEDRRRRIIINVGGIKYSLPWTTLDEFPLTRLGQLKACTNFDDILNVCDDYDVTCNEFFFDRNPGAFGTILTFLRAGKLRLLREMCALSFQEELLYWGIAEDHLDGCCKRRYLQKIEEFAEMVEREEEDDALDSEGRDSEGPAEGEGRLGRCMRRLRDMVERPHSGLPGKVFACLSVLFVTVTAVNLSVSTLPSLREEEEQGHCSQMCHNVFIVESVCVGWFSLEFLLRLIQAPSKFAFLRSPLTLIDLVAILPYYITLLVDGAAAGRRKPGAGNSYLDKVGLVLRVLRALRILYVMRLARHSLGLQTLGLTARRCTREFGLLLLFLCVAIALFAPLLYVIENEMADSPEFTSIPACYWWAVITMTTVGYGDMVPRSTPGQVVALSSILSGILLMAFPVTSIFHTFSRSYLELKQEQERVMFRRAQFLIKTKSQLSVSQDSDILFGSASSDTRDNH is encoded by the exons ATGACCCTCTTACCGGGAGACAATTCTGACTACGACTACAGCGCGCTGAGCTGCACCTCGGACGCCTCCTTCCACCCGGCCTTCCTTCCGCAGCGCCAGGCCATCAAGGGCGCGTTCTACCGCCGGGCGCAGCGGCTGCGGCCGCAGGATGAGCCCCGCCAGGGCTGTCAGCCCGAGGACCGCCGCCGTCGGATCATCATCAACGTGGGCGGCATCAAGTACTCGCTGCCCTGGACCACGCTGGACGAGTTCCCGCTGACGCGCCTGGGCCAGCTCAAGGCCTGCACCAACTTCGACGACATCCTCAACGTGTGCGATGACTACGACGTCACCTGCAACGAGTTCTTCTTCGACCGCAACCCGGGGGCCTTCGGCACTATCCTGACCTTCCTGCGCGCGGGGAAGCTGCGGCTGCTGCGCGAGATGTGCGCGCTGTCCTTCCAGGAGGAGCTGCTGTACTGGGGCATCGCGGAGGACCACCTGGACGGCTGCTGCAAGCGCCGCTACCTGCAGAAGATTGAGGAGTTCGCGGAGATGGTGGAGCGGGAGGAAGAGGACGACGCGCTGGACAGCGAGGGCCGCGACAGCGAGGGCCCGGCCGAGGGGGAGGGCCGCCTGGGGCGCTGCATGCGGCGACTGCGCGACATGGTGGAGAGGCCGCACTCGGGGCTGCCTGGCAAGGTGTTCGCCTGCCTGTCGGTGCTCTTCGTGACCGTCACCGCCGTCAACCTCTCCGTCAGCACCTTGCCCagcctgagggaggaggaggagcag GGCCACTGTTCCCAGATGTGCCACAACGTCTTCATCGTGGAGTCGGTGTGCGTGGGCTGGTTCTCCCTGGAGTTCCTCCTGCGGCTCATTCAGGCGCCCAGCAAGTTCGCCTTCCTGCGGAGCCCGCTGACGCTGATCGACCTGGTGGCCATCCTGCCCTACTACATCACGCTGCTGGTGGACGGCGCCGCCGCGGGCCGCCGCAAGCCCGGCGCGGGCAACAGCTACCTGGACAAGGTGGGGCTGGTGCTGCGCGTGCTGCGGGCGCTGCGCATCCTGTACGTGATGCGCCTGGCGCGCCACTCCCTGGGGCTGCAGACCCTGGGGCTCACCGCCCGCCGCTGCACCCGCGAGTTCGGGCTCCTGCTGCTGTTCCTCTGCGTGGCCATCGCCCTCTTCGCGCCCCTGCTCTACGTCATCGAGAACGAGATGGCCGACAGCCCCGAGTTCACCAGCATCCCTGCCTGCTACTGGTGGGCCGTCATCACCATGACGACGGTGGGCTATGGCGACATGGTCCCCAGGAGCACCCCGGGCCAGGTAGTGGCCCTGAGCAGCATCCTGAGCGGCATCCTGCTCATGGCCTTCCCCGTCACCTCCATCTTCCACACCTTCTCCCGCTCCTACCTGGAGCTCAAGCAGGAGCAGGAGAGGGTGATGTTCCGGAGGGCGCAGTTCCTCATCAAAACCAAGTCGCAGCTGAGCGTGTCCCAGGACAGTGACATCTTGTTCGGAAGTGCCTCCTCGGACACCAGAGACAATCACTGA